Proteins found in one Pseudomonas mosselii genomic segment:
- the aguA gene encoding agmatine deiminase, with product MKTLNSTPRADGFHMPAEWAPQTQVWMVWPERPDNWRLGGKPAQAAHVTLAKAIARFEPVTVAVSAGQYANARRQLDLPNIRVVEISNDDAWVRDTGPTFVINDHGEVRGVDWGFNAWGGFDGGLYAPWNRDEELAAKVMEMERVQRYHTEGFVLEGGSIHVDGEGTLITTEECLLNRNRNPHLNREQIEEILREHLAVETIVWLPDGLYNDETDGHVDNFCCYVSPGEVLLAWTDDSNDPNYARCHAAYEVLKNTRDAKGREFVVHKMPIPGPLYATQAECDGVDHVVGSQERDPSVRLAGSYVNFLIVNGGIIAPSFDDPADAQARAILAKVFPDHEVVMIPGRELLLGGGNIHCLTQQQPAPVKR from the coding sequence ATGAAAACGCTCAACTCGACCCCCCGCGCCGACGGTTTCCACATGCCCGCCGAGTGGGCCCCGCAAACCCAGGTGTGGATGGTCTGGCCGGAGCGCCCGGACAACTGGCGCCTGGGTGGCAAGCCGGCGCAGGCCGCGCACGTGACCCTGGCCAAGGCTATCGCCCGTTTCGAGCCGGTTACCGTGGCGGTGTCCGCCGGCCAGTACGCGAACGCCCGTCGCCAGCTCGACCTGCCGAACATCCGTGTGGTCGAGATCAGCAACGACGATGCTTGGGTGCGTGACACCGGTCCGACCTTCGTCATCAACGACCACGGCGAAGTGCGTGGCGTGGACTGGGGCTTCAACGCCTGGGGCGGCTTCGACGGTGGCCTGTACGCCCCCTGGAACCGCGACGAGGAGTTGGCTGCCAAGGTCATGGAAATGGAGCGTGTGCAGCGCTACCACACCGAGGGCTTCGTGCTCGAGGGCGGTTCGATCCATGTCGACGGCGAAGGCACCCTGATCACCACCGAGGAATGCCTGCTCAACCGCAACCGCAACCCGCACCTGAACCGCGAGCAGATCGAGGAGATCCTGCGCGAGCACCTGGCGGTGGAGACCATCGTCTGGCTGCCGGATGGCCTGTACAACGACGAAACCGATGGCCACGTCGACAACTTCTGCTGTTACGTCAGCCCCGGCGAAGTGTTACTGGCCTGGACCGATGATTCCAATGACCCCAACTACGCGCGTTGCCACGCCGCCTACGAGGTGCTGAAAAACACCCGTGACGCCAAGGGGCGCGAGTTCGTGGTGCACAAGATGCCGATCCCGGGCCCGCTGTATGCCACCCAGGCAGAATGCGACGGCGTCGATCACGTGGTGGGCAGCCAGGAGCGCGATCCTTCGGTACGCCTGGCCGGTTCCTATGTGAACTTCCTGATCGTCAACGGCGGCATCATCGCCCCGAGCTTCGACGACCCGGCCGATGCGCAGGCCAGAGCGATCCTGGCCAAGGTCTTCCCGGATCACGAAGTGGTGATGATCCCGGGGCGTGAGCTGCTGCTTGGCGGTGGCAATATCCACTGCCTGACCCAGCAGCAGCCGGCGCCGGTAAAACGTTGA
- the rfbC gene encoding dTDP-4-dehydrorhamnose 3,5-epimerase: MNIIATALPEVLIIEPKVFGDSRGFFYESYNARDFALQTGIDTPFVQDNHSRSGQGVLRGLHYQLQNAQGKLVRVLQGEILDVAVDIRGRSPTLGQWVAVRLSADNHRQLWLPPGFAHGFRVLGVSAEVLYKTTDYYNPDAEQSIRWDDPQLAIDWQLDGLQPLLSAKDQAATSFADAQLFP, translated from the coding sequence ATGAACATCATTGCCACCGCGCTCCCGGAGGTCCTGATCATCGAACCCAAGGTGTTCGGTGACAGCCGAGGGTTCTTCTACGAAAGCTACAACGCCCGCGACTTCGCCCTGCAAACCGGCATCGACACGCCGTTCGTCCAGGACAACCACTCCCGCTCAGGTCAAGGTGTGCTGCGCGGCCTGCACTACCAGTTGCAAAATGCCCAGGGCAAGCTGGTCCGCGTGCTGCAGGGCGAGATCCTGGACGTTGCGGTGGACATCCGCGGCCGCTCGCCGACCCTAGGGCAGTGGGTAGCGGTGAGGCTGTCCGCCGACAACCACCGCCAGCTGTGGCTGCCACCCGGTTTCGCCCATGGCTTCCGGGTTCTGGGCGTGTCGGCCGAGGTGCTCTACAAGACCACCGACTACTACAACCCCGACGCCGAGCAGAGCATTCGCTGGGACGACCCTCAACTGGCCATCGACTGGCAGCTGGACGGCCTGCAACCATTGCTGTCGGCCAAGGACCAGGCCGCCACATCATTTGCCGATGCGCAGCTGTTCCCATGA
- the rfbA gene encoding glucose-1-phosphate thymidylyltransferase RfbA, producing MTKGIVLAGGTGTRLHPITLGVSKQLLPIYDKPMIYYPISVLMLAGIRDILLISTPQDLPQYRQLFGDGNPFGIRISYAEQPSPDGLAQAFLIGESFIGDDAVCLILGDNIFHGQGFSEQLQRAVQQPSGATVFGYWVKDPERFGVIEFDADGRALSIEEKPLHPKSSYVVTGLYFYDNDVVNIAKGIRPSARGELEITDINNAYLARGDLRVERFGRGFAWLDTGTHDSLLEASQYVQTLEHRQGLKVACLEEIAFQKGWISREQVLAKACELQKTGYGQYLSQLAEEYP from the coding sequence ATGACCAAGGGTATCGTCCTGGCCGGCGGCACCGGCACCCGCCTGCACCCCATCACCCTCGGCGTCTCCAAGCAGCTGCTGCCAATCTACGACAAGCCGATGATCTACTACCCGATCTCTGTGCTGATGCTCGCCGGCATCCGCGACATCCTGCTGATCTCCACGCCTCAGGACCTGCCGCAGTACCGCCAGTTGTTCGGCGACGGCAACCCGTTCGGGATCCGCATCAGCTATGCCGAACAACCCTCACCCGACGGGCTGGCACAGGCGTTCCTGATCGGTGAATCGTTCATCGGCGACGATGCCGTGTGCCTGATCCTCGGTGACAACATCTTCCACGGCCAGGGCTTCAGCGAACAATTGCAGCGCGCGGTGCAACAGCCCTCGGGCGCCACGGTGTTCGGCTATTGGGTCAAGGACCCGGAGCGCTTCGGCGTGATTGAGTTCGACGCCGATGGCCGAGCGCTGTCGATCGAGGAGAAACCCCTACACCCCAAGTCCAGCTACGTCGTGACCGGCCTGTACTTCTATGACAACGACGTGGTGAACATCGCCAAGGGCATTCGTCCATCAGCCCGCGGCGAACTGGAGATCACCGACATCAACAATGCCTACCTGGCACGCGGCGACCTGCGCGTCGAACGCTTTGGTCGTGGCTTCGCCTGGCTCGACACCGGCACCCACGACAGCCTGCTTGAGGCCTCGCAGTATGTGCAGACCCTCGAACATCGCCAAGGGCTGAAGGTGGCCTGCCTAGAAGAAATCGCTTTCCAGAAGGGCTGGATCAGCCGCGAGCAGGTGCTGGCCAAGGCCTGCGAACTACAAAAAACCGGCTACGGCCAATACCTGAGCCAGCTGGCCGAAGAGTACCCATGA
- the rfbD gene encoding dTDP-4-dehydrorhamnose reductase — translation MRILVCGRHGQVALALQDALSGLGDVQRVGRDGLDLAHPEQLRATLRQIAPALIINAAAYTAVDQAESETRQAYTINAEAPRVLAEEAARLGAPLIHYSTDYVFDGSKSAPYDEDDTPSPLSVYGRSKLAGELAITAVAGEHLILRTSWIYSLHGRNFLLTMQRLLQQRAQLKVVDDQVGAPTWAATIAASTRALIERWQSGQAGAWGTYHLTAQGETSWFGFAQAIGEQLKARGLPCAELLPIPSRDYPTPAKRPLNSRLDCSRLAREWQVSQPHWHDALIDCLK, via the coding sequence ATGAGGATCCTCGTCTGTGGCCGCCATGGCCAGGTCGCGCTGGCACTCCAGGACGCCCTGAGCGGCCTGGGTGATGTGCAGCGGGTCGGTCGCGACGGGCTCGACCTGGCTCACCCGGAACAACTGCGCGCCACGCTGCGCCAGATTGCCCCGGCGCTGATCATCAACGCCGCCGCCTACACCGCGGTCGACCAGGCTGAAAGCGAGACGCGGCAAGCCTACACCATCAACGCCGAAGCACCCCGGGTGCTGGCCGAAGAAGCCGCACGGCTCGGCGCACCGCTAATCCACTACTCCACCGACTATGTCTTCGACGGCAGCAAGTCAGCCCCCTACGACGAAGACGACACCCCCAGCCCGCTGAGTGTCTATGGCCGCAGCAAGCTGGCAGGTGAACTGGCCATCACCGCTGTCGCCGGGGAGCACCTGATCCTGCGCACCAGCTGGATCTATTCGCTGCATGGGCGTAATTTCCTGCTGACCATGCAGCGCCTGCTTCAGCAACGCGCTCAACTGAAAGTGGTGGACGACCAGGTCGGCGCACCGACCTGGGCAGCCACCATTGCCGCCAGTACGCGTGCATTGATCGAGCGCTGGCAGAGCGGCCAGGCCGGCGCCTGGGGCACTTACCACCTGACCGCCCAGGGTGAAACCTCCTGGTTCGGCTTCGCCCAGGCCATCGGCGAACAGCTCAAGGCCCGCGGCCTGCCCTGCGCCGAACTGCTGCCGATCCCTTCCCGCGACTACCCTACACCGGCAAAGCGACCGCTCAACTCACGCCTGGACTGTTCGCGTCTGGCCCGCGAATGGCAGGTCAGCCAACCGCACTGGCACGATGCACTCATCGACTGCCTCAAGTAG
- the rfbB gene encoding dTDP-glucose 4,6-dehydratase gives MRILVTGGAGFIGSALVRHLIDHTDHEVLNLDKLTYAGNLQSLLRVAGNSRYEFVQADIADQASVSAVLARFQPDAIMHLAAESHVDRSIDDSADFIQTNIVGTYSLLEATRVYWSTLNEQARGAFRFHHVSTDEVFGDLQGTHDLFDENTPYAPSSPYSASKAAADHLVRAWHRTYGLPTVISNCSNNYGPYHFPEKLIPLTILNALAGKPLAVYGDGRQVRDWLYVEDHVRALLQVVTLGEVGQTYTVGGHNEQRNIDVVHALCTLLEELAPDHPAGVTRYADLITHVRDRPGHDLRYAIDAGRIERDLGWMPQETFASGLRKTVQWYLANLEWCRQVQDGSYRGQRLGNADFKGLIA, from the coding sequence ATGCGCATTCTCGTCACCGGCGGCGCCGGTTTCATCGGCTCGGCCCTGGTTCGTCACCTGATCGATCACACCGATCATGAGGTGCTCAACCTCGACAAGTTGACCTACGCGGGCAACTTGCAATCGCTGCTGCGAGTCGCCGGCAACAGCCGCTATGAATTCGTCCAGGCCGATATCGCCGACCAGGCGAGTGTCAGCGCCGTGCTTGCCAGGTTCCAGCCAGACGCAATCATGCACCTGGCCGCGGAGTCGCATGTCGACCGCTCCATCGACGACTCTGCGGACTTCATCCAGACCAACATCGTCGGCACCTACAGCCTGCTGGAGGCCACCCGCGTCTACTGGAGCACACTGAACGAACAGGCCCGCGGAGCGTTCCGCTTCCATCATGTCTCCACCGACGAGGTCTTCGGCGACCTGCAAGGCACCCACGACCTGTTCGATGAAAACACCCCGTACGCGCCCAGCTCCCCCTACTCAGCGAGCAAGGCGGCAGCCGATCATCTGGTGCGCGCCTGGCACCGCACCTATGGCCTGCCGACAGTGATCAGCAACTGTTCCAACAACTACGGCCCGTATCACTTCCCCGAAAAGCTGATCCCGTTGACCATCCTCAATGCCCTGGCCGGAAAACCGCTTGCGGTGTACGGCGATGGCCGGCAGGTCCGCGACTGGCTGTATGTCGAGGATCACGTGCGCGCCCTGCTTCAGGTCGTGACCCTGGGTGAAGTCGGCCAGACCTACACCGTCGGCGGCCACAACGAGCAGCGCAACATCGACGTGGTGCATGCCCTGTGCACCCTCCTGGAAGAGTTGGCGCCCGACCATCCGGCCGGCGTGACCCGCTACGCCGACCTGATCACCCACGTCCGCGATCGCCCGGGCCATGACCTGCGGTACGCCATCGATGCCGGCAGGATCGAGCGCGATCTCGGCTGGATGCCCCAAGAGACTTTCGCTTCGGGTCTGCGCAAGACCGTGCAGTGGTACCTGGCCAACCTCGAGTGGTGCCGCCAGGTCCAGGACGGCAGCTATCGGGGCCAGCGCCTGGGCAACGCCGACTTCAAGGGCCTGATCGCATGA
- a CDS encoding sensor histidine kinase yields MIPRPTPPRRPRRPRWRSLALLALCLAPLLWPLHHLAERYYQDELASQNRQTLDLYVANLLGTLHRYETLPQILGDLPALRGVLADPFRLEAVTNANRLLKHITQQTGAEVMYLMDVSGNTLAASNWDKQDSFVGRNFSFRPYFIEAMEGHLGRFFGQGTTSAKRGYFFAAAVHDRDKVIGVLVVKVDLDHTETLWGRTPEQLLLTDQNGVVVLTSRPDWRFRATRELTAAERQAIVAIQPYPTQAPQPLTLDQAAWLIQTRDIKETGWQVSILAPRLLVDRSVQTVMAIGGGALLVTMLLAGLVMQRRRHYIDRIDFEARARQELEHRVIERTADLEGLNTRLKSAVLERENAQQELVRAQDELVQAGKLSVLGTMSASISHELNQPLAAIRSYAENAEILLDHQRTEDVRGNLKLIGELTGRMASIIAHLRAFARRDQHAPESVALQPALDDALALLAKRRRAMAVELVRDLPEATLWVQAGETRLRQVLGNLLANALDALTEKANPRRLWLSAERQDDCVYLYIRDNGPGFSRQALEHAKEPFFTTKTRTQGLGLGLAICESLMHALGGELLLGNHPEGGALLTLKLRVAKPGANLQSSEDTSA; encoded by the coding sequence ATGATCCCAAGACCCACGCCTCCCCGCCGCCCCCGCCGCCCCCGCTGGCGCAGCCTGGCCCTGCTGGCGCTGTGCCTGGCCCCGCTGCTGTGGCCATTGCACCACCTGGCCGAGCGCTACTACCAGGACGAGCTGGCGTCGCAGAACCGCCAGACCCTCGACCTCTACGTCGCCAACCTGCTGGGCACCCTGCACCGCTACGAGACCCTGCCGCAAATCCTCGGTGACCTGCCAGCGCTGCGTGGCGTGCTGGCCGACCCGTTTCGTCTCGAGGCGGTGACCAACGCCAACCGCCTGCTCAAACACATCACCCAGCAGACCGGCGCCGAGGTGATGTACCTGATGGATGTCAGCGGCAACACCCTGGCCGCCTCCAACTGGGACAAGCAGGACAGTTTCGTCGGCCGCAATTTCTCGTTCCGCCCCTACTTCATCGAAGCAATGGAAGGCCACCTGGGGCGCTTCTTCGGCCAGGGCACCACCTCGGCCAAGCGCGGCTACTTCTTCGCTGCCGCCGTGCACGACCGCGACAAGGTGATCGGCGTGCTGGTGGTCAAGGTCGACCTCGACCACACCGAGACCCTCTGGGGCCGCACCCCGGAACAATTGCTGCTGACCGACCAGAACGGCGTGGTGGTGCTCACCTCGCGCCCGGACTGGCGGTTCCGCGCCACCCGCGAGCTGACCGCGGCCGAGCGCCAGGCCATCGTCGCCATCCAGCCCTACCCGACCCAGGCGCCACAGCCGCTGACCCTCGACCAGGCCGCCTGGCTGATCCAGACCCGCGACATCAAGGAAACCGGCTGGCAGGTGAGCATCCTTGCCCCGCGCCTGCTGGTCGATCGCTCGGTGCAGACGGTCATGGCCATCGGCGGCGGCGCGCTGCTGGTGACCATGCTCCTGGCCGGCTTGGTGATGCAGCGCCGCCGCCACTACATCGACCGCATCGACTTCGAGGCCCGTGCCCGCCAGGAACTGGAGCACCGCGTGATCGAACGTACCGCCGACCTCGAAGGCCTCAACACCCGGCTCAAGAGCGCGGTGCTCGAACGCGAAAACGCCCAGCAGGAGCTGGTACGCGCCCAGGACGAGCTGGTCCAGGCCGGTAAGCTGTCGGTGCTCGGCACCATGTCGGCGAGCATCAGCCACGAGCTCAACCAGCCGCTGGCGGCCATCCGCAGCTACGCCGAGAATGCCGAGATCCTCCTCGATCATCAGCGCACCGAGGACGTACGCGGCAACCTCAAGCTGATCGGCGAGCTGACCGGGCGCATGGCCTCGATCATCGCCCACCTGCGCGCCTTCGCCCGCCGCGACCAGCACGCACCGGAAAGCGTGGCCCTGCAACCGGCCCTGGACGACGCCCTCGCGCTGCTGGCCAAGCGCCGCCGGGCCATGGCCGTCGAGCTGGTGCGCGACCTGCCGGAAGCCACTCTGTGGGTGCAAGCGGGCGAAACACGCCTGCGCCAGGTGCTGGGCAACCTGCTGGCCAACGCCCTCGATGCCCTCACCGAGAAGGCCAACCCACGCCGGCTGTGGCTGAGTGCCGAACGCCAGGATGACTGCGTCTACCTGTACATCCGCGACAATGGCCCCGGTTTCAGCCGCCAGGCCCTGGAGCATGCCAAGGAGCCGTTCTTCACCACCAAGACCCGCACCCAGGGCCTGGGGCTGGGGCTGGCCATCTGCGAAAGCCTGATGCATGCACTGGGCGGTGAGCTGCTGCTGGGCAACCACCCGGAAGGCGGTGCCCTGCTGACGCTGAAACTGCGCGTGGCCAAGCCTGGCGCCAATCTGCAATCTTCGGAGGACACCTCGGCATGA
- a CDS encoding aminotransferase: MPLSTLIQRSSQPGPSLGEAHAHALLRSHYDLQGSLQALGSQQDLNFRVDSVQGRFVLKVCHGSYAAIELQAQHAALAFLRGQGVPVPVVRPANTGEPLLELEIDGQPLRARLLDYIDGQPLTRLGHLPARVMAELGTLCAEVDKALAGFDHPGLERTLQWDPRHASVLIEHLLPVLQDIQRREQVVQVARLAAARLQPLVGQLPVQAVHLDITDDNVVWARDDQRQWQVQGVIDFGDLLRTWRIADLSVTCAALLHHAEGDPLRILPAISAYHAANPLQEAELRALWPLVLNRAAVLVLSSEQQLAVDPDNQYTRDNIAHEWEIFDTACSVPAALMEAAILNAAGQVPVMPDMSGCVALLPSLAGQPVARVDLGVLSPLCEAGNWEQPGFDQRMLAAQPGPACSLHGQYRLSQTHIDQPEEPATCALGVELNLLPGSPLQAPEAGVWQRIGDGRGCLRTAHWSLWLAGLEEAPADGQALLKGQALGATCGFLSVQLCLDADTRPPFFATPSHAAAWLALCPSPRSLLGFDCDAEPLADPQALLARRDASFARSQKHYYAQPPHIERGWRNYLIDMQGRSYLDMLNNVAVLGHGHPRMVAESARQWSLVNTNSRFHYAAIAEFSERLLEVAPEGFDRVFLVNSGTEANDLAIRLAWAYSGGRDLLSVLEAYHGWSVATDAISTSIADNPQALETRPDWVHPVEAPNTFRGRYRGADSAADYLRDVDAKLADLDTRGRQLAGMICEPVYGNAGGISLPPGYLREAYAKVRQRGGVCIADEVQVGYGRLGEYFWGFEEQGVVPDIITMAKGMGNGQPLGAVITRREIAEALEAEGYFFSSAGGSPVSCRIGMAVLDVMRDEGLWDNARDVGRHFKARLQALVDKYPLAGAAHGSGFYLGLELVRDRQTLEPATEETMILCDRLRELGIFMQPTGDYLNILKIKPPMCTTRASVDYFVDCVERILGEGL; this comes from the coding sequence ATGCCCCTGAGTACCCTGATCCAGCGTTCCAGCCAGCCCGGCCCCTCCCTCGGCGAGGCCCATGCTCATGCCTTGTTGCGCTCGCATTACGATCTGCAAGGCAGCCTGCAGGCGCTAGGCAGCCAGCAGGACCTCAATTTTCGCGTGGACAGCGTTCAGGGGCGGTTCGTGCTCAAGGTCTGTCATGGCAGCTATGCGGCGATCGAACTGCAGGCGCAGCATGCGGCCCTGGCGTTTCTGCGTGGGCAAGGCGTGCCGGTGCCGGTGGTGCGCCCGGCGAACACGGGTGAGCCGCTGCTGGAACTCGAGATCGATGGCCAACCATTGCGCGCCCGTCTGCTCGATTATATCGATGGTCAGCCTCTGACCCGCCTGGGACACCTGCCGGCGCGGGTGATGGCCGAGCTCGGCACGCTCTGCGCCGAGGTCGACAAGGCGCTGGCCGGCTTCGACCACCCGGGCCTTGAGCGTACCCTGCAGTGGGATCCACGGCACGCCTCGGTGCTGATCGAGCACCTGTTGCCGGTGTTGCAGGATATCCAGCGTCGCGAGCAGGTGGTACAGGTCGCACGGTTGGCGGCCGCTCGCCTGCAACCGCTGGTCGGGCAATTGCCGGTCCAGGCCGTGCACTTGGACATCACCGACGACAACGTGGTCTGGGCCCGCGACGACCAGCGCCAATGGCAGGTGCAGGGTGTCATCGACTTCGGCGACCTGCTGCGGACCTGGCGTATCGCCGATCTGTCGGTGACCTGCGCGGCCCTGCTGCACCACGCCGAGGGCGACCCGTTGCGCATCCTGCCGGCGATCAGCGCCTACCACGCGGCGAATCCGCTGCAGGAGGCGGAGCTGCGTGCCTTGTGGCCGCTGGTGCTGAACCGCGCCGCGGTGCTGGTGCTCAGCAGCGAACAGCAGCTGGCGGTCGATCCGGACAACCAGTACACCCGCGACAACATCGCCCATGAATGGGAGATCTTCGATACCGCCTGCTCCGTACCCGCCGCGTTGATGGAGGCGGCGATCCTGAACGCGGCGGGCCAGGTGCCCGTGATGCCGGACATGAGCGGTTGCGTCGCGTTGCTGCCGAGCCTTGCCGGGCAGCCGGTCGCCCGGGTCGACCTGGGCGTGCTCAGCCCCCTCTGCGAAGCGGGCAACTGGGAGCAACCGGGCTTCGACCAGCGTATGCTCGCCGCCCAGCCGGGCCCTGCGTGCAGCCTCCATGGACAGTACCGCCTGTCTCAAACCCATATCGATCAGCCTGAAGAGCCGGCCACCTGTGCCCTGGGCGTGGAGCTGAACCTGTTGCCCGGCAGCCCGCTGCAAGCTCCCGAGGCCGGTGTCTGGCAACGCATCGGAGATGGCCGCGGTTGCCTGCGGACCGCGCACTGGAGCCTGTGGCTCGCCGGCCTGGAAGAGGCGCCGGCCGATGGCCAGGCGCTGCTCAAGGGGCAGGCGCTGGGTGCGACCTGCGGCTTCCTCAGTGTGCAGCTGTGCCTGGATGCCGATACCCGCCCACCGTTCTTTGCCACGCCGTCCCACGCCGCAGCCTGGCTGGCCTTGTGCCCGTCACCGCGCTCCCTGCTGGGCTTTGACTGCGATGCCGAACCACTGGCCGACCCACAGGCCCTGCTGGCCCGACGCGATGCCAGTTTCGCCCGCTCGCAGAAGCATTACTACGCCCAGCCGCCGCACATCGAGCGCGGCTGGCGCAACTACCTGATCGACATGCAGGGCCGTTCGTACCTGGACATGCTCAACAACGTCGCGGTGCTCGGCCATGGCCATCCGCGCATGGTCGCCGAGTCGGCGCGCCAGTGGTCGCTGGTCAACACCAACTCGCGCTTCCACTACGCGGCCATTGCCGAGTTCTCCGAGCGTCTGCTGGAAGTGGCTCCGGAAGGCTTCGACCGGGTATTCCTGGTCAACAGCGGCACCGAAGCCAACGACTTGGCGATCCGCCTGGCCTGGGCCTACAGCGGCGGGCGCGACCTGCTCAGCGTGCTGGAGGCCTACCACGGCTGGTCGGTGGCCACCGACGCGATCTCCACCTCCATCGCCGACAACCCCCAGGCCCTGGAGACCCGCCCGGACTGGGTGCACCCGGTGGAGGCGCCGAACACCTTCCGCGGGCGTTACCGGGGCGCTGACAGTGCCGCCGACTACTTGCGCGATGTCGATGCCAAGCTGGCCGACCTCGACACCCGTGGCCGCCAGCTGGCCGGGATGATCTGCGAGCCGGTGTACGGTAACGCCGGGGGCATCTCGTTGCCGCCGGGCTACTTGCGCGAGGCCTATGCCAAAGTGCGACAGCGCGGCGGGGTGTGCATCGCCGACGAGGTGCAGGTCGGCTATGGGCGCCTGGGTGAGTACTTCTGGGGTTTCGAGGAGCAGGGCGTGGTACCGGATATCATCACCATGGCCAAGGGCATGGGCAACGGCCAGCCGCTGGGCGCGGTGATCACCCGGCGCGAGATCGCCGAGGCGTTGGAGGCCGAGGGCTACTTCTTCTCCTCGGCCGGGGGCAGCCCGGTCAGTTGCCGCATCGGCATGGCGGTGCTGGATGTGATGCGCGACGAAGGACTGTGGGACAACGCCCGTGACGTCGGCCGCCACTTCAAGGCACGCCTGCAGGCGTTGGTCGATAAATATCCGCTAGCTGGCGCCGCCCACGGTTCCGGGTTCTACCTGGGGCTGGAACTGGTGCGCGATCGCCAGACCCTGGAGCCGGCGACCGAGGAGACCATGATCCTGTGCGATCGCCTGCGCGAGCTGGGGATCTTCATGCAGCCGACCGGCGACTACCTGAACATCCTCAAGATCAAGCCGCCGATGTGCACCACGCGGGCGAGCGTGGACTACTTTGTCGACTGCGTGGAGCGGATTCTAGGTGAGGGCTTATAA